From one Trifolium pratense cultivar HEN17-A07 linkage group LG1, ARS_RC_1.1, whole genome shotgun sequence genomic stretch:
- the LOC123922038 gene encoding F-box/kelch-repeat protein At3g23880-like, translating into MVETTAVKRPCHSLHTPQPPTYLPYDVIEEEILCRLPVKLLRQLCCVCKSWNTLISKNLKFAKKHLRMSTKNRYLITTRRWRGSKELTINSYPLDSIPFHSILTSNGTQLDYPEYISQRYLRHGLVDSCDGLLCFLINDHLVHIYNPCLRKVKELPYLDFPHFLTDCRYAFGYDPFIDNYKVIAVLSYVVPEKDQVCKGSEVKVYTLGTDSWKKIKDFPSSKAPHGRRGIFVNGTVNWLTYDDNSKNLTGIVSLHLGSESYQEIPLPDYKVNFNTLTLDVMRDCLCIFSQKSVESFIDVWLMKEYYVNKDSWVKLISVPHIGDSGYFSHLGGSGYFFTKILDISEDDNQVLLVFKELDKLKWVVYDCKNKTPVSSKIEDFCWVESNVYVESLISP; encoded by the coding sequence ATGGTGGAAACAACCGCCGTTAAGAGACCCTGTCATTCACTTCACACGCCACAGCCGCCGACCTATCTTCCTTACGATGTCATAGAAGAAGAAATCTTGTGTCGACTCCCTGTCAAGCTCCTTCGACAATTATGCTGCGTATGTAAGTCATGGAATACTCTGATCTCAAAGAATCTCAAATTCGCCAAAAAACATCTTCGCATGTCAACCAAAAACCGCTACCTCATAACAACCCGCCGTTGGCGCGGCTCGAAAGAGTTAACTATAAACTCTTATCCACTcgattccattccattccactCTATCTTAACCTCTAATGGCACACAACTCGATTACCCTGAGTACATTAGTCAACGTTATCTCCGGCACGGTCTCGTTGATTCTTGCGACGGTCTCCTTTGTTTCCTCATCAATGACCATCTTGTTCATATCTATAACCCTTGCCTCAGAAAAGTGAAGGAATTACCCTATCTTGATTTTCCACATTTTTTAACAGATTGTCGATATGCTTTTGGCTATGATCCTTTCATTGATAATTACAAGGTTATTGCTGTTTTAAGTTATGTTGTGCCAGAGAAAGACCAAGTCTGCAAAGGTAGTGAAGTTAAAGTTTATACTTTGGGCACCGACTCTTGGAAAAAGATTAAGGACTTCCCTTCTTCTAAGGCTCCTCATGGCAGACGGGGAATATTCGTGAATGGCACGGTTAATTGGTTGACATACGACGATAATTCAAAGAATTTGACTGGCATTGTTTCTCTTCATTTGGGAAGTGAATCTTATCAAGAAATACCACTGCCAGATTATAAAGTAAATTTTAATACTTTGACCTTGGATGTGATGAGGGATTGCTTGTgcatattttctcaaaaaagtGTTGAATCTTTTATTGATGTTTGGCTTATGAAGGAATACTACGTTAATAAAGATTCTTGGGTTAAATTGATTAGTGTTCCTCACATTGGTGATTCTGGTTACTTTTCTCACCTTGGTGGTTCTGGTTACTTTTTTACCAAGATACTGGATATTTCCGAGGACGACAACCAAGTGCTGCTTGTCTTTAAAGAGCTTGATAAATTGAAGTGGGTTGTTTATGATTGCAAAAATAAAACTCCAGTGAGTTCCAAGATTGAAGATTTCTGTTGGGTAGAATCAAACGTCTATGTTGAAAGTTTGATATCACCATAA
- the LOC123922026 gene encoding uncharacterized protein LOC123922026: MDQFSQGNEIEDDFSVNLDNSRANWTPSQDQYFLELLLSHVHKGNKTGKAFTRLAWTDMTEQFNNKFGFKYDLEVLKNRYKRFKKQYYEIKAMVSQNGFQWDGTLNMITANDKTWDEYIKAHPDAHVFRKKVAPCYNDLCIIYGHAVADGRYSLSCFDDGFEYEENASKELDDHTSTSKGMDKQTTPTPSQSKIDWSPMMDRVFVELMLDQVRKGNKAGRTFTRQSWGDMAESFNDRFGCHYGKVVLKNRFTVLRRHYDSINVLLGKEGFSWDKREHKVVADDKVWQKCIRENHKFRLYRIKSMPFYSGMCIVCRDEATAGCKPNLESKSFDGKNSVPDPNASLLIGGENNFTEDAQPLSIPNSALHVGGENTFTKDTIFQPLLNAALHIDGENNFTRDIQPLPNPNAAFNLRGENSFTRYNQPLPNPNAALNLGGENSFTRYTQPLNADFHLGGESNFTRDTQSVNTIFDIGGENTFTRNTIIQPVPNAALHIGSENNFTRDTIIQPLHNAALNLGGENNFTRDTITQPLQNAALFIGGENNFTEGSRLLPSADNEGGEKNSARGEGGERNSTRKTQPLKKADKEPLLPCGGKNVSGQKKRHQTKLPPTLNEPKKARNNYNEGMSVALKNMAVAVTSLTKKTKKEDNFSVGNVMTVLQAIPDLDDDLILDAIDFLEDEKRARMFLAFPANLRKKWLLKTLRS; the protein is encoded by the exons ATGGATCAATTTTCGCAAG GTAACGAAATCGAAGATGATTTTTCTGTTAATTTGGACAACTCGAGGGCTAATTGGACTCCATCTCAAGACCAATATTTTCTCGAACTTTTGCTGTCCCATGTTCATAAAGGCAACAAAACTGGCAAAGCATTTACTAGATTAGCCTGGACAGATATGACGGAAcaatttaacaacaaatttGGGTTCAAGTATGATCTAGAAGTGTTGAAGAACCGTTACAAACGATTCAAGAAGCAATACTATGAGATAAAAGCGATGGTTAGTCAAAATGGATTCCAATGGGATGGGACACTAAACATGATCACAGCAAATGATAAAACATGGGACGAGTATATTAAG GCCCACCCCGATGCCCATGTTTTCAGAAAAAAAGTTGCTCCATGTTATAATGATTTATGCATAATTTATGGCCATGCAGTTGCTGACGGGAGATACAGCCTTTCATGTTTTGACGATGGTTTTGAATATGAAG AAAATGCTTCGAAAGAACTGGATGACCATACTAGCACCAGTAAAGGAATGGACAAACAGACTACCCCTACTCCCAGTCAAAGTAAAATCGACTGGTCTCCAATGATGGACCGGGTTTTTGTTGAACTTATGCTGGACCAGGTGCGTAAAGGGAACAAGGCTGGCCGTACGTTCACGAGGCAATCATGGGGAGACATGGCAGAGTCATTTAACGATAGATTTGGATGTCATTATGGTAAGGTTGTGTTGAAAAACCGTTTCACTGTCCTGAGGAGGCATTACGACTCTATAAATGTCCTCCTTGGCAAAGAAGGTTTCAGTTGGGATAAGAGGGAACACAAGGTTGTGGCTGACGACAAAGTTTGGCAAAAATGCATCAGG GAAAATCACAAGTTCCGACTGTACAGAATTAAAAGCATGCCTTTTTATTCCGGCATGTGCATTGTATGTCGTGACGAAGCTACTGCGGGTTGCAAGCCGAATCTTGAAAGCAAATCTTTTGATGGCAAGAACTCTGTCCCAGACCCTAATGCATCATTGCTTATAGGtggtgaaaataattttaccGAAGATGCTCAGCCTCTCTCTATCCCCAATTCAGCATTGCATGTAGGTGGCGAAAATACCTTTACTAAAGACACTATTTTTCAGCCTCTTCTTAATGCAGCATTACATATTGAtggtgaaaataattttacaagaGATATTCAGCCTCTCCCTAACCCTAACGCAGCTTTCAATCTACGTGGTGAAAATAGTTTTACCAGGTATAATCAGCCTCTCCCTAACCCTAATGCAGCTTTGAATCTAGGTGGTGAAAATAGTTTTACCAGATATACTCAGCCTCTCAATGCAGATTTCCATCTAGGTGGTGAAAGTAATTTTACCAGAGATACTCAGTCTGTCAACACAATATTTGATATAGGCGGTGAAAATACTTTTACCAGAAATACCATTATTCAGCCTGTCCCAAACGCAGCATTGCACATAGGCagtgaaaataattttaccaGAGATACCATTATTCAGCCTCTACATAATGCTGCATTGAATCTAGGtggtgaaaataattttaccaGAGATACTATTACTCAGCCTCTCCAGAATGCTGCATTGTTTATAGGCggtgaaaataattttaccGAAGGATCTCGGCTTCTCCCTAGTGCAGATAATGAAGGCGGTGAAAAGAACTCTGCCAGAGGTGAAGGCGGTGAAAGAAACTCTACTAGAAAAACTCAGCCTCTGAAAAAAGCAGATAAGGAACCATTGCTTCCATGTGGTGGAAAAAATGTTTCTGGTCAGAAAAAAAGACATCAAACCAAATTGCCTCCAACTTTGAATGAGCCTAAGAAGGCAAGAAACAACTACAATGAAGGCATGTCAGTTGCCTTAAAAAATATGGCAGTTGCAGTTACATCGTTAACgaagaaaacaaagaaagaagataATTTTTCTGTAGGTAATGTTATGACCGTGCTTCAGGCTATACCGGACTTGGATGACGATCTGATATTAGACGCAATTGATTTTTTGGAAGACGAAAAAAGAGCAAGGATGTTTTTGGCGTTTCCTGCTAATTTGAGAAAGAAATGGTTATTGAAAACGCTTCGTTCATAA